The following coding sequences are from one Thunnus maccoyii chromosome 17, fThuMac1.1, whole genome shotgun sequence window:
- the pgm3 gene encoding phosphoacetylglucosamine mutase: MAQFQEVSRQSSLHPKPAGLVLQYGTAGFRTNAKQLDHIMFRMGLLATLRSKKTKATIGVMVTASHNPEEDNGVKLIDPMGEMVTPAWEGYATQLANAEQEELLTALKDVIEKEAINMSQEANVFVGKDTRSSSASLSQAVLDGVSALSGHSKDYGLVTTPQLHFMVCCQNTLGKYGEATVDGYYNKLCQAFIQLTKSASNRTDDQKHLCVDGANGIGALKVREMERHLKTELQISLFNDGSKGKLNHECGADFVKVQQKPPTGIKTNAGERCCSFDGDADRIIYYYTDSEGRFHLLDGDKIATLISTFLKETLTEAGLDLKIAVVQTAYANGSSTHYLEDTMKVIVRCTKTGVKHLHHAAQEFDTGVYFEANGHGTVLFSKAAEEKIQQLAENPNTDDKRKRAALLLQNTINVINQTVGDAISDMLLIEAILAIKGMTVQQWDAIYSDLPNRQLKVKVSDRRVIDTTDAERRAVSPAGLQEAIDSLVKKYRLARSFVRPSGTEDVVRVYAEAETQESADALAHEVSLAVYRMAGGVGDEPRPLH, from the exons ATGGCCCAGTTTCAGGAAGTATCAAGACAGTCCAGCCTGCACCCTAAGCCTGCAGGGTTGGTTTTGCAGTATGGCACCGCTGGTTTCAGGACTAACGCCAAACAGCTGGACCACATCATGTTCAGGATGGGACTGCTGGCAACACTCCGCTCCAAAAAGACAAAAGCCACCATCGGAGTTATGGTCACTGCATCTCACAACCCAGAG GAGGACAACGGGGTGAAGCTCATTGACCCCATGGGGGAGATGGTGACACCGGCATGGGAGGGCTACGCCACCCAGCTGGCCAACGCAGAGCAGGAAGAATTGCTTACTGCTCTGAAGGACGTTATAGAGAAGGAGGCCATAAACATGAGCCAGGAAGCGAACGTGTTTGTAGGCAAAGACACCAG GAGCAGCAGCGCCAGCCTTTCACAAGCAGTACTGGATGGAGTATCTGCTCTCAGTGGTCACAGCAAAG ACTATGGATTGGTAACCACCCCACAGCTCCACTTCATGGTCTGTTGTCAGAACACTCTGGGCAAATATGGAGAGGCCACAGTGGACGGATACTACAACAAACTCTGCCAAGCTTTCATTCAGCTCACCAAGAGT GCGTCCAACCGTACAGACGACCAGAAGCACCTCTGTGTGGACGGTGCTAATGGCATCGGGGCTCTGAAGGTGCGTGAGATGGAGAGACACCTAAAGACGGAGCTGCAAATTTCCCTCTTCAACGACGGCAGCAAAGGGAAGCTAAATCACGAGTGTGGTGCCGACTTTGTCAAAGTGCAGCAGAAACCTCCAACAG GCATTAAGACAAACGCAGGTGAGCGATGCTGCTCATTTGACGGTGATGCTGACCGAATAATTTATTACTACACCGACTCTGAAGGACGATTTCACTTGCTGGATGGAGACAAGATCGCCACACTCATCAGCACTTTCCTTAAAGAGACGCTCACAGAG GCGGGCCTAGACTTGAAGATAGCAGTGGTGCAAACCGCTTATGCTAACGGAAGCTCGACACACTATCTGGAGGACACTATGAAa GTAATAGTGAGGTGCACTAAGACTGGAGTGAAGCACCTGCATCATGCAGCGCAGGAGTTTGACACTGGTGTCTACTTCGAGGCAAATGGCCACGGGACT GTGTTGTTCAGCAAGGCGGCTGAAGAGAAGATCCAACAGCTGGCTGAAAATCCCAACACCGATGACAAGAGGAAGAGAGCAGCTCTCCTGCTGCAGAACACGATTAATGTCATCAACCAg ACTGTAGGTGATGCAATTTCTGACATGCTGCTGATTGAGGCTATATTAGCCATCAAAGGTATGACTGTCCAGCAGTGGGATGCCATCTACAGTGACCTGCCAAATAGGCAGCTTAAAGTCAAG GTGTCAGACCGCAGGGTGATCGACACAACAGATGCAGAGAGACGGGCAGTGAGCCCAGCAGGACTACAGGAGGCCATTGACAGCTTAGTGAAGAAATACAGACTGGCCCGCTCCTTTGTGAGACCCTCTGGTACAGAGGACGTGGTCAGAGTTTATGCCGAAGCAGAAACTCAG gAGAGTGCTGATGCCCTGGCACATGAAGTCAGCCTTGCAGTATATCGCATGGCAGGTGGAGTGGGAGATGAACCCAGGCCGCTGCACTAG
- the ngs gene encoding notochord granular surface isoform X3: MYSVSMGTLCVGMSMGLEPKLDLDAAAAENQAFMMTRTNERQEMVALNDRLAAYIEKVRTLESQNKRLEAEIEDLKSRYVRPSGLMQLYESQLKELHRDAEQIRVQRDVSLAAKEAMLGQLDTLKIKYDEAVEARKKTEQEIEALRPDVDKATSVQIALEKQLENLEVELAFLQRVHKEEIEELMQEIYSANSKVALSFGLPDLSSSLKQIQSQYDSIAAKNLQEMDTWYKTKFQDLSNASTKHIQSVRSVREEIATYKKDILNKERELDTLTTRSEYLKAQIHDMVEKYKKKEEDLEERIDVIKLDLRMTKEKIALLLREYQDLLNVKMALEMEITTYRKLIEGEDSRLSTTVLHLSLTGALPLTSTVNLHAASASVSAVGDTARKGAEKAPSASGDTQTDGNLEKQATETSERKTLLIRTVKTEEDTYESNTQERTITISGAADDIED, encoded by the exons CAGTGTGAGTATGGGAACGTTGTGCGTTGGTATGTCCATGGGGCTCGAGCCAAAGCTGGACTTGGATGCGGCTGCAGCAGAGAACCAGGCTTTTATGATGACTCGAACCAATGAGAGGCAGGAGATGGTAGCTCTCAATGACCGCCTGGCAGCGTATATTGAAAAG GTCCGTACACTGGAGTCACAAAACAAGCGACTGGAGGCTGAGATTGAGGACCTGAAGAGCCGCTATGTCAGGCCATCAGGCCTCATGCAGCTATACGAATCACAGCTGAAGGAACTCCACAGGGATGCTGAGCAAATAAGAGTCCAGAGG GATGTGTCTTTGGCAGCCAAGGAGGCTATGTTGGGCCAGTTGGACACGCTGAAGATCAAATATGATGAGGCTGTTGAGGCGAGGAAGAAGACGGAGCAGGAGATTGAGGCTCTCCGTCCG GATGTGGATAAAGCCACTTCAGTACAGATTGCGCTGGAGAAGCAGCTGGAAAACCTGGAGGTTGAGCTGGCCTTCCTACAGAGAGTTCATAAGGAG GAAATTGAGGAGCTGATGCAGGAGATCTATTCAGCAAACTCCAAAGTGGCCCTGAGCTTTGGTCTCCCAgacctctcctcttctctcaaACAGATCCAATCTCAGTACGACAGCATCGCTGCCAAAAACCTACAG gaaatggACACTTGGTACAAGACAAAGTTTCAGGACCTGAGCAACGCCTCCACCAAACACATCCAAAGTGTTCGCAGTGTGAGAGAGGAAATCGCAACCTATAAGAAGGAT ATCCTCAACAAGGAACGCGAATTGGATACACTGACGACAAGGAGTGAGTATTTGAAAGCTCAGATCCATGACATGGTGGAGAAATacaagaagaaggaggaagatcTGGAG GAGCGTATAGACGTGATTAAACTGGATCTGAGGATGACCAAGGAGAAGATTGCTCTGTTGCTGCGTGAATACCAGGACCTACTGAATGTCAAGATGGCTCTGGAGATGGAGATCACCACCTACAG GAAACTGATCGAGGGAGAGGACAGCCGTCTGAGCACCACGGTCCTTCACCTTTCCTTGACTGGAGCCCTGCCTCTGACTTCCACTGTCAATCTGCATGCTGCTTCAGCTTCAGTCTCCGCCGTTGGTGACACAGCCAGAAAAGGGGCAGAGAAAGCTCCAAGTGCAAGTGGAGACACCCAGACAGATGGTAACTTAGAGAAGCAGGCAACTGAGACATCTGAGAGGAAGACTCTGCTCATCAG AACAGTTAAGACAGAAGAGGACACTTATGAGAGCAACACACAGGAGCGCACCATCACCATTTCTGGAGCAGCTGACGATATAGAAGATTAG